From Strigops habroptila isolate Jane chromosome 1, bStrHab1.2.pri, whole genome shotgun sequence, a single genomic window includes:
- the RAB18 gene encoding ras-related protein Rab-18 isoform X2, which translates to MDEDVLTTLKILIIGESGVGKSSLLLRFTDDTFDPELAATIGVDFKVKTISVDGNKAKLAIWDTAGQERFRTLTPSYYRGAQGVILVYDVTRRDTFVKLDNWLNELETYCTRNDIVKMLVGNKIDKENREVDRNEGLKFARKHSMLFIAKVKLHRILQTAEEMRSLIGFCQVSCIMEADPESYSMDSCCLWYGGTAVLTNTQN; encoded by the exons ATGGACGAGGACGTGCTGACTACCCTGAAGATCCTCATCATCGGCGAGAGCGGCGTCGGCAAGTCCAG CCTTCTGCTGCGATTCACAGATGATACATTTGACCCAGAACTTGCAGCAACAATTG gGGTGGACTTTAAGGTAAAAACTATTTCAGTTGATGGAAACAAAGCTAAACTGGCAATATGG GACACTGCAGGTCAGGAGCGGTTCCGAACATTAACACCCAGTTACTATAGAGGTGCACAAGGTGTTATCCTAG TTTATGATGTCACAAGAAGAGATACTTTTGTCAAGCTGGATAACTGGTTAAATGAACTGGAAACGTACTGCACAAGGAATGACATAGTGAAAATGCTAGTTGGAAACAAGATTGATAAG GAAAACCGTGAAGTTGACAGAAATGAAGGTCTCAAATTTGCAAGAAAACATTCCATGTTGTTCATAG CCAAAGTGAAATTACACAGAATTCtgcaaactgcagaagaaatgagaTCCCTTATTGGTTTTTGTCAGGTGAGTTGTATCATGGAGGCTGATCCAGAATCTTACAGTATGGATTCTTGCTGCTTATGGTATGGTGGTACAGCAGTTCTGACTAATACACAGAACTGA
- the RAB18 gene encoding ras-related protein Rab-18 isoform X1, which translates to MDEDVLTTLKILIIGESGVGKSSLLLRFTDDTFDPELAATIGVDFKVKTISVDGNKAKLAIWDTAGQERFRTLTPSYYRGAQGVILVYDVTRRDTFVKLDNWLNELETYCTRNDIVKMLVGNKIDKENREVDRNEGLKFARKHSMLFIEASAKTCDGVQCAFEELVEKIIQTPGLWESESQNRGVKLSSKEEGYGGGGGACSGYCSVL; encoded by the exons ATGGACGAGGACGTGCTGACTACCCTGAAGATCCTCATCATCGGCGAGAGCGGCGTCGGCAAGTCCAG CCTTCTGCTGCGATTCACAGATGATACATTTGACCCAGAACTTGCAGCAACAATTG gGGTGGACTTTAAGGTAAAAACTATTTCAGTTGATGGAAACAAAGCTAAACTGGCAATATGG GACACTGCAGGTCAGGAGCGGTTCCGAACATTAACACCCAGTTACTATAGAGGTGCACAAGGTGTTATCCTAG TTTATGATGTCACAAGAAGAGATACTTTTGTCAAGCTGGATAACTGGTTAAATGAACTGGAAACGTACTGCACAAGGAATGACATAGTGAAAATGCTAGTTGGAAACAAGATTGATAAG GAAAACCGTGAAGTTGACAGAAATGAAGGTCTCAAATTTGCAAGAAAACATTCCATGTTGTTCATAG AGGCAAGTGCAAAAACATGTGATGGTGTACAGTGTGCCTTTGAAGAACTTGTTGAAAAAATCATTCAGACTCCTGGACTGTGGGAGAGTGAGAGCCAAAACAGAGGTGTAAAGTTATCAAGCAAGGAAGAAGGatatggaggaggaggaggagcatgTAGTGGATATTGTTCTGTGTTATAA